The nucleotide sequence ataatttttgataattttttaatatatatatattttttataaaacaattataattatgataaaatataattatataaaatataattttattttaaaaatataatttttattacaatattaaatgttattattattatgaaattttagcTAATTTCTTAGTTTtccttaatttaattgttaatttttactttatacttataattttaaacattgctcattatagaattttatattttaaaaattataattaagatttaatataaataaaattataatttaaaaaaaattaaattttaatttaaattttattgatttaatttgtaattatttccttatattaatttaaaaatatatttaaaaacaaattatttgtttattaattataaagtaaaatatagttttgataaatttatttcttattttattataatctgttaataagttatttcttttataattgcatatataaaaacttatgattttaatcaaataatgtgattaaattctatattattatttttataattctatatatattcataatgttTACTACATATtcatgaagaaaaaatatatagttgataattttacaattaatatatatatttgcaatggatgattgtttttttctttagaaatcgTATCTTtgcttcaataattttcttcaataatttgcttcaataaatatatacaagatcCTAAAAATGTGGAAACATATGTTATttagagattttttaaataattttaagcaacattttttttttgcaaaaacttttattatagcTTTATTAacgagttattaataaaaaatactgatCAATCATAGAGTGCATAATCTAATCAAGTGTTGACTATATGCTATTgagtaaacaaatttaaatataatatatataagaaatgtattgaatatgtattgaaatttatttactgaatatcgaaaatatatttgtaatttatatactgtttgtgatataatttaatataattttttaattttatcaataaatttttttattgaaaaaatatttgttatatttaatattttgtttaattgaacTTGTTCATATTccgaattataatgattaaagtTACAATagcaatattatttgatattatgttttgtttaattaaaaacaataatcaataaagaaaataaatatatttgaaatgtatgttttatatttcatgattttattatcCTAGTTAATTAGTATTGATCATCAGGcttcaatcattttttcatcaattattttttcaactcatgaattttaatttttagatttgaatcacacttttaaattaaaatatctccttaatttttaatttttaaattttttaaataatttaaaattcttggcagaattaaattatactttctttttataagaattacttcaataaattatttaaattcaaaattttatcattttatttaaaaaaaatatgattaaaatcttGTACATTTAacctacaaaaaaataatttatacatgatAAATAGACTTTttgaactaaataacttttatttgtaaaacatttttttgataatttcaatttcttatgaaatattccattgttttcttttcttcacaaaaatcatgtataaaataaacaagagaCAATTGCATATTGACACATCTATGCTAAGTATGCTACACTTGAcagatacataaatataagcaaaatttagtgaattaataataattttctgcaAATTTCTTCTAAAGCTAAGCCTaactacaaataaaaataattcaaaattttttctatcatattttaaaatcatcgaaatcaatgagaaatttttctttacttataattaaaaaaaattaaaaaattctttttaatagattaaataataatgaattaataataattatgacaaatatttttccatattttcaatagttaaataaataacatttaaatcaaaatatattatataggaattttttaaggaattatatctatagtaatttttatattatacctgctaaaaattcatcttatatgaatatatattctatgtatatacatgtttATGATTagttattcgtaaaaaaataatatataaaaaatattcggttTAACATATACTTAACTTTAACGATCTATAATCTAGATTAATTCTAGAtctaatctttattaattatagataaaataaaataaaataaaataaaataaaataaaataataatagaaatttataataaaataactaaaataataataaaataataatagaaattaacaattgattttgatatcttcttctttctataactttttctataacattttaagcaatcttattgttattataaatgattaaaaattattttttattaacaatatattttatattttattctttaaacaaatttattatttctctttaatgtaaattattgttttttacttATTCCATTCCATTGATAATTGTTTTCACGAGAATGCAAGATtcattaatttagatttattaattgataaattaaattatttaaattgcttaatataacttaaatttttaaatttatgtttatattatttgtaaaatgaaaatgcgtttttttttattttatagtgcttaaaaaatttttcattttgtgaatatttatatacaaattgtaaatatattatatttaatattatataacgtgATGATATtacatgaatttataatagataacaaaaataacaaaatttattgatttattgtgtattaaaagtaattcaaCAATGTAGGCCATAattgtgatatatttataataacatctAATTAATAACTCATAAAAGTATTCAGAtgcttcatatttttattttacttaatattaatattttgttggaccacttttaacaataatttatgttaattgatatactataaataattgattttgtaaaaatataatcaatataatttcatacgtctataattttttttttttatgatattatttgaaatttttacacattttagtttataaagttccaataaattgatatttcgactttggaatgaaatatttaatgttatatataattgtattgataatatattttttttatttttcattcaagctgttttgaatcattattttattaaaaatggaaatcttGAATGatctcaatttatttatattatttttgagattattcttaaaaaaatatatatttattaagtattctattaataaatattaaatttataatagcaatcatataatcttatattataatttatatgttttataattcaattgttcaatatttattttttattaatcatattttttttatataatcatataaaaatacaatatataaaaattacaaatatatgttaaaaagatatatgatatttataaccagaaaattttttcttacatatgTAAGACATTTTTGTCCtaagaatctttttataatcaaagtgAAAAATGTGTAATcagattaataaatgatataaattttttactatcatcattaataatttggaaCAAAttgatttagatataaattatatattgctaattacaaatattcttttaaaattaaaatccaaatgtttttcattttttttttttattattcttcaatgtggaaaatatttcttttcataagtgtttgttttaaatatcttaaaatatatagcaaCAAGAGagcaaaaaaatgttttgatattacttcaatttaaaatctattaataaaatttacaatttctttgtcaaacattttagtttatattttgagttgaagaaaaaatgtaacagaattttttctcatagaataattttttttttttttcaattaattttttgttcttaAACTTAACTTAAACTTTGTTTGCAATAgttcctttaatttttaatttatttataatacaatatcatggatttatttttaattaaaatatttgcaatcttATACGATTTTCTTTATGCAATCATAGTAtcatctttcatttatttttgtgtttctacttttccaatatttattttaaatattactacataattttatatataactttatatttttatactatataaaatatttttctattattgaaatgatatCTTAACATCAAAtaaatcttgatatttttatttagtatcaatgtttatattattttttgctaaatgtataaaaaaatatgaatttattattatattattcaattattttcaaattttgttgatATAATCTTGAGACTTCCTTCTTATCATGAACactaaattgttttaaacaaatttaatacatatttcacTCATTAAAGATTGTATAtctgtttcaaaaataaacataatttctatattgatCGTAATAAATCATAGAGGGCATAAaagacattttattttttttaagttggtatttttaaaacatataatacgAAGTTCCATGAgatgtttatattttgttgtgcttctatttaaaatatactgtgattttaaataaagatattaatattgatattgatattttgttaataattagtaatcataattatgtaatttatttttagtaatttgaATTAGTGAACAcataatgcataaatatttatatatatatatatttaatatattatgtatgtttaaaatgtaaaatataatataaatataatatataatatatatatatatatatatatatatatatatatatatatatatatatatatatatatatttaaaatcaaaatattatttttataatttttttaattatgtttatttttagtctttgtttttttggatattttttatatgtaaatataataatactataaatctagtaataaattaattatatcataggtaaaaatatttctgtaaatatcataaaatttctactataaaatataatttgaattctcttacattaagaaatataaaatagctaTTAAAAGAAGTACTTTtatatgtacacatatatatatatatgtgtgtgtgtgtgtatatgcataatatatatttcttgatatataatttttattaatattaaatataatattaaataaatcagaaaTTGAAACATTGTCTATATAAGTATtagtgatatattattaagtttataaatattaattgtggGTGTTAcgaaactataatatttaataggttaagtatttttttttttattaattattttaatattttactaattattgtttaaacaaaaaagtaatcacatgtataaaatatgtataattaataattgattattactttaaaaatgaagatgataaacaaaattttaaaaatatataaaaaatgtttcgattttattaattgatattttgatttaaaagtatgaaataagtaaaatttataaatattttttattcctttataattctcttaaaatattaaaaattaattaatttatataatatttatataatattaatagttatactattaatatactattaatagtttatttcaatatattttgtttataattattacaaatgcaaattttttcatatcgtTTTAtactaatgttttatattttaacttagaattctatttatctattcattattattccaataaatatttaaaaattttatattatattattatatattttatattattttatattttatatcatatatattataagtcaatctaatttctaaaataatatactatcataatataaataaatataagttattattttttttattcattttacataaaattaaattatttgtaaaataaccATTGATATTTAGTCTTATAGTTAAGATACAAAGCATTaacattatatctataatataaaagtcacataaaaattttattttacatattattctagaataaaaatttcatattcaacACAAAATGGTTTGTGAAAAGTGTGAAAAGAAATTAGGAAAAGTCATAACTCCAGATCCTTGGAAAAATGGTGCAAGAAATACAGTAGAAAGTGGAGGACGTAAAGTTGGAGAAAATAAAGCACTTTCTGCAGGAAAAGCAAGATTTAATCCTTATACTACTACTTTTGAGACATGCAGAATATGTAGGCAGAAAGTACATCAAGTTGGATCTCATTATTGTCAATCATGTGCATATAAGAAAGCTATATGTGCAATGTgtggtaaaaaattaatgagtacaaaaaattataaacaatctGCTACatagaaattcatttcttattatgttatatcaactatagaattaatttaatttaaaagaattaatttcatttaagcaaacatattttattaattcaataatattaaatactaaataataataaataagtatatttttgtgattttaataaaatgtatatgatgtataaatattataacgaattttttttttgtaaaactaaatttattatttagagtttaactttatattttaaaaactttttattaaaataatttaatatttaaaaataataatagttggtaaattattttaaaaaaatcaattgaattttattttttaaatataatttaagaaattatatcttatattgtatttaataaaataaaaaatgctctaagaaaaaaaatatctgactgattaaaatgtattacttaaatagataatgtaatatattaatatattattataaaatattaataatcttaactATCATTTAGAaagtattctttaataatacaataataaaaattgaatatattcattttaaaaaaatacaaattattaaaatttttaaatgtaaaataaataatataatttatttaaatataagataaaaatgaatacttatatatatatttatatatataaatatatttttgaattgtttatacaatagctttttttttatttaaaaatatatattagatttttatttaattttacttaaaatgaatatataaataaacgaattaataatattaaatattttaaaattataaattttatttgacattTTACCCCAGTTTTTTTTAgacaaaatttgtatattctgTATAGGTTAAAATCaacaatatttgtaataaccATTAGaagatgttataatatttttacagtaGTAACTTTACTTCAAATGcttaagatttttttgttaaaataaaataaaatcaaaaaaattttagagttttgaatttaattttttattactttcaattttatattgacaagaataatgaatattttgagattgcagaaattgtatttagaaatattatgacatcttgtaataattattacatttatattgctattttaattttcttaaataatacattatttatcactaattttatattttaataataatttattattataattctttaactttatttattataattaacttattattaatttattattataatactttcaataatatgtttacataaaattttaatctatagaatatataaggTCAAAATTCGATCACATAAAAAATACGTtagatgtatttttatttacattactacaattaactattattactattagtaCTAATTATTAGTACtactttcaataattaattgatgattaaatgtcattaaattttagtaaactttctattattttcttttattttatgcttattgttaattaaatttatattgtatagtaTAGTTAATAGTTAAAACATGTCGTTAGATAAATGTTATTTGATtctgataaatttcattactttataataatatattaaatcataactattactttttgtatttatattttttttatattttttatattttcataaatctcAGCGGATATTTATGAtacaataaatcaaattgattcaaattttttaatgatttttgataataaactaattttttaatcattttgataaccattttttgaaatgaatcaTACAATGAatctaaacaaatttaaactttaaaatttattgaatgctGATCTATATGATCTATATGAatgatctatttattttcgaaaagatgAGAACTCTTACTAGAGAAAATagctatattttttacttcaatGGTATTCATTGTCATTAACTAAATAATGATTTCTGTTCTGTAATgaatagtatattaaaaaatttctcccttcttttttagctagttttgttttttcttaattctattaatgtaattatatatataataattattgtaattttcataACAGAATATGTTTTTAACATTGCTgaactctttttatttttttttatacatatag is from Apis mellifera strain DH4 linkage group LG2, Amel_HAv3.1, whole genome shotgun sequence and encodes:
- the LOC725850 gene encoding cysteine-rich PDZ-binding protein; this translates as MVCEKCEKKLGKVITPDPWKNGARNTVESGGRKVGENKALSAGKARFNPYTTTFETCRICRQKVHQVGSHYCQSCAYKKAICAMCGKKLMSTKNYKQSAT